A stretch of DNA from Synechococcus sp. JA-3-3Ab:
CTCTCCACTTCCAAGGTGGGATGATCGCGGGACAGCTTCATCACCCCCACCAACATCAGGGCTTGTACCGACAGGCCGATGACGATGGCCGTGAGGATGATTCCTTGCGGAACCGGGTCGGCATAGTCCACCTGGCGCCAGGGCTTGTAGATGGGAGTGAACACGCCGGTGCGGGCGGCCCAAATGACAAAAAAGGCGATGACCCCGGTGCTCATCACATCCATGGCCAAGATTTTCATGATCAGATTGCGCTTGACCACCACTCCCCAAAAGCCCAGCAGGATCGTAAGGATAATTGCAGCGTGTGCCATGGGTACCTTGCCGTTTGAGCCTCGATGGTGATTTTCCATTCAGCTAGAAGCCGCAGGAGCCCTGCTCCGTACCCCCCTATATCCCCCCCGTATACGGGGGGACTGGGGGGCCGGGGGCCGGGCCGGTCAGTGACGGGAGAAATGCGGTCTGTTGATGTACCATCACAGCATGACTCAAGTCCTGACCATCTCCTGCAAGCTCAAGGTATCTAATTCCCAAGCCGCCAAGCTGGATGCGACTCTGGACGCCTTTGTGCAGGCCTTGAACTGGGTCAACCAAAACACGCCGGAGAAGATCCTCAACGCCCTTAAGCTCCAATCTCTGGGTTACCGCGACATCCGTGCCCGCTTTGGCCTATCCAGCAACCTGGCACAACAGGTATGCAGATGGGTGGTATCTGCCCGCAAGACTGCCAGCCAGAAAAAACCGTCCGGTCAAAGCCTTCAAGGCGGGCTTCGTGACCTACGCTGCCCGCATCTTCTCCTTCCGAGCGAAAGACTGGACAGTATCGCTCACCACCGTTGAGGGGCGGGAACGGTTGGAGCTGTCCATCGGCAACTATCAACGAGGGATGCTGGCCGGCACCAATCCCCAATCGGCCACGGTGGTCAAACGCAAAGAGGGTTCTTACTCCATCCAGATTTGTGTGGAGCATGACCTGCCGGAGCCGCAAAACACCGCCAAGGTCATGGGGGTGGACTTGGGTAGAAAAGACATTGCACACACCTCAGAGGGGGATAACTGGCATGGACAGCCGTTGAACCAGGTCAGAGACCACTACTTCTGGTTGAGAGCGATCCTCCAACAAAAAGCCAGTCAGGGCAGACGCAGTTCACGGCGGAGATGTCGGGAACTGCTGCAACGGCTGTCTGGTCAGGAGAGACGCTTGCAAACCTGGGTCAATCCCTGCATCTCCAAGGCTATTGTTTCCAGGGCAAAGGCGACCGATAGCACGATTGCCTGGGCAGACCTCACTGGAATCAGAGAGCGTGTCAACTCACAGCCGCGCAACAAAACCGAGCGTCGGCGGTCCAATAGTTGGGCGTTCTATCAACTGAGGCAGTTTGTGTACTACAAGGCGCTGCGGGCTGGGGTGAAGGTTGTGGTGGGACGCAGACTACAACGGAGCGTTAGCATCAGCGAAGCGTAGCGCCTATGTCATTGCACTTTTGGGGGCTGCTGTAAACCAGCCGCCCTACATCCCCCCGTATACGGGGGGAAGGGGGGCGGTCGGAGTCGGGTAGTTTACTATCCAACTTCCGCAGCCGCAGCAGCCAGATGGCGACATCTCGTCCGAGGGATCCGCCCAGACGCAGCCGGGATCCCCAGGGCTGAGGCTCGAGGTCGCTGAAAATAAGCTG
This window harbors:
- a CDS encoding cation:proton antiporter subunit C — encoded protein: MAHAAIILTILLGFWGVVVKRNLIMKILAMDVMSTGVIAFFVIWAARTGVFTPIYKPWRQVDYADPVPQGIILTAIVIGLSVQALMLVGVMKLSRDHPTLEVESIEQAVADD